A window from Spirochaeta cellobiosiphila DSM 17781 encodes these proteins:
- a CDS encoding amino acid ABC transporter permease — MKKTINYIRKNYLNTPGNTLLSIFLFVAISWVCIKLFSWAIINAVWTGDSQDVANPNGATWAFINKKIRFFMYGFYPLESIWRINIAFVLFVLSFIPYMSKKINQSIYFLIQMIFWPIIVFLLIQGGLFVTEISSNNWGGLTLTLLLSSMGLMFSFPLGILLALGRRSQMPIVKVLSIVYIEFFRGIPLITILFMSSVVVPFFLPNTFVIDKYVRVIMGMTFFQSAYLAEVIRGGLQSLNKGQYEAADSLGLPYFLKTYLVIMPQALKMTITNIGGISVSFIKDTTLVMIIGMFDVLGIVKPLTGDSNWLGMEPEGLIFAGIIYWILCAIVSKVALHIETKANTLPEVHAVPVEGEA, encoded by the coding sequence ATGAAAAAAACTATTAATTACATAAGAAAAAACTATCTTAATACACCAGGAAACACACTCCTATCTATTTTTTTGTTTGTAGCCATATCATGGGTATGTATTAAATTATTTAGCTGGGCAATTATTAATGCAGTTTGGACGGGAGATTCTCAAGATGTTGCCAATCCTAATGGAGCTACATGGGCTTTTATAAACAAGAAAATTAGATTTTTCATGTATGGTTTCTACCCTCTGGAGTCAATTTGGCGTATAAACATAGCCTTTGTGTTGTTTGTTTTATCATTTATTCCTTATATGTCTAAGAAAATCAATCAATCAATCTACTTCCTCATTCAAATGATATTCTGGCCAATCATAGTTTTCCTATTAATCCAAGGTGGCCTTTTTGTCACAGAAATATCATCTAATAATTGGGGCGGACTAACTCTAACCTTGTTACTTTCTTCCATGGGATTAATGTTTTCTTTTCCTCTAGGAATTTTACTAGCTCTTGGAAGACGTTCTCAAATGCCGATTGTCAAAGTCTTGTCCATTGTTTATATCGAATTCTTTAGAGGTATTCCCTTAATTACAATACTCTTTATGTCATCTGTTGTTGTTCCTTTTTTTCTACCTAATACGTTTGTTATAGATAAATATGTTCGTGTAATTATGGGAATGACATTTTTCCAATCCGCTTATCTTGCAGAAGTTATACGAGGTGGTTTACAGAGCCTTAATAAAGGACAATATGAAGCAGCTGACTCTTTGGGTCTTCCCTATTTCTTAAAAACCTATTTAGTCATAATGCCACAAGCTTTAAAGATGACTATCACAAACATTGGTGGTATTTCTGTATCATTTATTAAGGACACGACCTTGGTAATGATCATTGGTATGTTTGATGTTCTGGGAATTGTAAAACCATTGACAGGTGATTCTAATTGGCTGGGGATGGAACCTGAAGGGCTAATTTTTGCCGGAATTATTTATTGGATTCTCTGTGCAATTGTGAGCAAGGTAGCTCTTCATATAGAAACAAAAGCAAATACGCTGCCAGAGGTACATGCGGTACCTGTAGAAGGAGAAGCATAA
- a CDS encoding CapA family protein has translation MKIKIYLIIVHIILLSWLLIHIDHRYKQKYYHPKTERKYQFTFAGDLMAHNVNFLMKNPYDIYEGISHITLNDDLSFINLETPINAHKPYQTYPLFNVHSEYIEPAIKSGFDVYSLANNHSTDQGIEGVIGTLNEMNRFSQKYNIYYNGLRYKKDSPYLPTTIDIDDLHIGFLSFTGFLNQWETKMGKDYVNLFTYRNSILNKDFLQYIQLISSNYDLFIVAFHGGIEYDSDPVDSKAKLFHDLIDNGVDIVWGHHPHVLQPWEVYWHNNQRKLIMYSTGNFISGQTWHLKSTDYDLKRARTGESALYQVSIEKQGSNYIIGDINVVPIANYKDPKKGMVVRTFDDLINNGLDEGWVNYYKVRLRKMQPLLKKTTSNEL, from the coding sequence AATACATATTGATCATCGGTATAAGCAGAAATATTATCATCCTAAGACAGAGAGAAAGTACCAGTTTACATTTGCAGGGGATCTTATGGCCCATAATGTTAATTTTCTGATGAAAAATCCTTATGATATTTATGAAGGGATAAGTCATATAACCTTAAATGATGATCTTAGTTTTATTAACTTGGAAACACCAATAAATGCACATAAACCATATCAGACCTATCCTTTATTTAATGTACATTCGGAATATATTGAACCTGCAATAAAATCAGGATTTGATGTTTACAGCCTTGCCAATAATCATAGTACAGACCAAGGTATTGAAGGTGTTATTGGAACACTAAATGAAATGAATAGATTCAGTCAAAAATATAATATTTATTATAATGGTTTAAGATACAAAAAGGATTCTCCCTATTTACCCACAACTATAGATATAGATGATTTACATATAGGTTTTTTATCATTCACTGGATTTTTAAATCAGTGGGAAACAAAAATGGGTAAAGACTATGTTAATTTATTTACCTATAGAAACTCTATTTTGAATAAGGATTTCTTACAATATATTCAACTCATCAGTAGTAATTATGATTTGTTCATTGTCGCATTTCATGGCGGTATAGAATATGATAGCGATCCTGTAGATTCAAAGGCTAAGTTATTTCACGACTTAATCGACAATGGTGTTGATATAGTATGGGGACATCATCCTCATGTTCTTCAGCCTTGGGAAGTATATTGGCATAATAATCAAAGAAAATTAATCATGTATTCTACAGGTAATTTTATATCTGGCCAAACATGGCATCTTAAATCCACAGACTACGATCTGAAACGAGCCCGAACAGGTGAAAGTGCTTTATATCAGGTTTCTATTGAAAAACAAGGAAGTAATTATATTATAGGCGATATTAATGTTGTACCTATCGCTAATTATAAAGATCCTAAAAAAGGTATGGTCGTAAGAACTTTTGATGATTTGATTAATAATGGTCTAGATGAAGGTTGGGTGAATTATTACAAGGTGCGTTTAAGAAAGATGCAGCCCTTACTTAAAAAGACTACATCTAATGAACTATGA
- a CDS encoding amino acid ABC transporter ATP-binding protein: MSNEHIIEIKNLNKWYGNFHVLKDIELNVGSGEKIVICGPSGSGKSTLIRCINRLEVHQKGSIEIMGQELTDDIKDISAIRSEVGMVFQSFNLFPHLNILDNLTLAPVWVRKISKKDAEKMAWKYLKRVNIAEHALKFPPQLSGGQQQRAAIARSLCMQPKILLFDEPTSALDPEMVNEVLDVMVKLAEEGMTMICVTHEMGFARKVADHVIFMDEGRIIERQIPEKFFTEPESERTKKFLKQIHAIS, encoded by the coding sequence ATGAGTAATGAACATATTATTGAAATAAAAAATCTTAATAAGTGGTATGGGAATTTCCATGTTCTTAAGGATATTGAGCTGAATGTAGGCTCTGGAGAAAAGATAGTAATATGCGGACCATCAGGATCAGGTAAATCAACACTTATTCGTTGTATAAATAGATTGGAAGTACACCAAAAAGGTTCTATAGAAATAATGGGACAAGAATTAACGGATGATATAAAAGATATATCAGCTATTAGATCTGAAGTAGGTATGGTTTTTCAATCTTTCAATTTGTTTCCCCATCTAAATATTTTAGATAATCTCACCTTGGCACCTGTTTGGGTTCGAAAGATTTCTAAAAAAGACGCAGAAAAAATGGCATGGAAATATTTAAAACGAGTTAACATTGCAGAACACGCACTAAAATTTCCACCCCAGCTATCGGGAGGACAACAACAAAGAGCTGCTATCGCCCGTTCTTTGTGTATGCAACCTAAAATTCTACTCTTTGATGAACCAACCTCTGCACTAGATCCTGAAATGGTAAATGAAGTTCTTGATGTTATGGTAAAACTAGCAGAAGAAGGGATGACCATGATTTGTGTAACTCATGAAATGGGATTTGCAAGGAAAGTTGCTGATCATGTGATATTTATGGATGAAGGTCGTATTATAGAAAGACAAATCCCTGAAAAATTCTTCACAGAACCGGAAAGTGAAAGAACAAAAAAATTCTTAAAACAAATTCACGCAATATCATAG